From Theileria orientalis strain Shintoku DNA, chromosome 4, complete genome, the proteins below share one genomic window:
- a CDS encoding uncharacterized protein (STAG domain containing protein): MAKGVFEPDLEVCEMIDESDSTEDSDDEDYELGDNLFSKASSKVSKPKSSTTKKYNFKLLRKKLGSVSRKTKRKLDVHRETKDDTLSPPNTSRLFQIVIARKHARLSSCLQRTYLSLASDDKFVTIAEVLSFVCECAGFKPNLVNRRYLSTDSEKKDSQSGTISSEITLDNFGWDSFRNCYLSLPSSVTYEDVLRYRDKPDPEDEAIYGKNINSEDCDSISSLFYNMSNYRIRNLTKMLEGKEGWMIDLGSVGFVRFCEFFNELVLQAETQYFKDLLELIQWVLALSLCPYRPIRLLSCVACNEMVSSLLAKLDTLRKDQVVLKKQLQVEAELDKRMSGRLGKSAVSLSGSTLELYKRLTLVNTTCKVVSSFVKATFSINYSSKLFDVSQDIRMLSAYYMVVHYLINPSMYEHSLYVELVGRFVLNQDENLVLLLKYLLVYRGRIGHKVVDKLLAIYPNARGEANELIEFILLKFLNEENKGESDGGSATRKEAVSKSDEIEADEVSRTKNKVAEKLLNDDFVYESVINRNSVYFCSLFLSTHFPSYRFTVTFNLNLAQIKSRFGYLMNEKNKAYNNHVYTYTRVGSEDGGGQKDEEEEEVRKMKLLCKLLSKHQRRARFKKFLNNMVLSLMKLDFFSWSLSGIKFRNYSRLATVLECQGVYNQVLLAVTDNVGVKAREGAESAFENHEEERVRSMEDFVKNSHEVYRLNKNSTSNLSCIFGIYRNLLKHKPGRVHKLADLIISKLNYILEHADLTSKAINILSSMLTDGSGLLEVERRRISGAERSREVGSETESISSLERYKAKINSVFKSNVVKLVKHIESGFGEDELVGGYKGSKSVTNHSLSTREETQNVKLVIFALNQFLTAFNFVTLSSNDILTIYNLLEKERVDERLSDDRVVRMFRRSGLYWELLILYYLVYEHVIYNTVSDGKYQFERLDELGHKLLCLMLNAANFRKSRRMFVALSSAFNVMKLSNSGFLHRKGGLKLEEGVVDHLERCIMHLLEEAYRTREGGQGKESRDGQFKRKERTLSLENDGGISVNYKYYFDEECLRHLTPVYIAESLIYQCVKTLNSELFNSNMSVALVVSSCGGVERLRKASLKYLEILNRLDLWLFNLVTLHTMFTLYELSENVLLERVVSTFNSFQNERYHQAIYHAMQYINKSQSNEKFLRYLTMMAVSNVSVRSRLLRCIRVNATTGTRRYNVVKIIARILRSVDMDDRSFNSNLLFLRRSLDAKAVERLCRLVERSIQQGAKATRTTEKSAQGPLVAEPLGSTQLPPAESQALKRTKVSSRSTLDDTTLVPDDCGSFNDNTTDGAPMDEDGNFENDDNEFLITNDGDTVKQPLAPSVGIRNKIPPIELRDDELDLSDIQGVDEYEPVFDSLSEGEDAEPPKSSCVPSQRLKP; the protein is encoded by the exons atggCCAAAGGAGTTTTTGAGCCAGATCTAGAAGTGTGTGAGATGATCGATGAGTCCGATTCTACCGAGGATTCTGATGACGAAGACTACGAATTGGGCGACAACTTATTTTCTAAAGCTTCAAGTAAAGTGAGTAAGCCTAAGTCTTCGACcacaaaaaaatataattttaaacttctgAGGAAAAAACTTGGCTCTGTGTCAAGAAAAACAAAGAGAAAGTTGGACGTCCACCGTGAAACTAAGGACGACACATTGAGTCCACCAAACACATCGAGATTGTTTCAGATCGTTATAGCGAGAAAACACGCCAGATTGTCAAGCTGCCTTCAGAGAACATACCTGTCACTCGCATCTGATGATAAGTTCGTGACCATAGCGGAAGTATTGAGCTTTGTTTGTGAATGTGCAGGCTTTAAACCGAATTTGGTGAACAGGAGGTACTTGAGCACAGATTCGGAAAAAAAAGATTCACAGTCTGGAACGATTAGTTCAGAAATTACGTTGGATAATTTCGGATGGGATTCGTTCAGAAACTGCTACCTGAGTCTGCCGAGTTCAGTGACCTACGAGGACGTGCTCAGGTACAGAGATAAGCCGGACCCCGAAGACGAGGCGATCTACGGCAAGAACATTAACTCGGAGGACTGTGATTCTATTTCGTCgctattttacaacatGTCTAACTATCGCATTAGGAACCTGACGAAGATGCTTGAAGGGAAGGAGGGCTGGATGATAGACCTGGGAAGCGTGGGCTTCGTGCGCTTCTGCGAGTTTTTCAACGAGCTGGTGCTGCAGGCGGAGACACAGTACTTCAAGGACCTGCTCGAGCTGATACAGTGGGTGCTGGCGCTGAGCCTGTGCCCATACAGGCCGATCAGACTGCTGAGTTGCGTGGCCTGCAACGAGATGGTGTCGTCACTATTGGCGAAGCTGGACACGCTGAGGAAGGACCAGGtggtgctgaagaagcagcTGCAGGTGGAGGCGGAGTTGGACAAGAGAATGTCAGGGCGCCTGGGAAAGAGCGCAGTGAGTCTCAGCGGCTCGACGCTGGAGCTGTACAAGAGGCTGACCCTGGTGAACACGACGTGCAAAGTGGTCTCGTCCTTCGTGAAGGCGACCTTTTCCATAAACTACTCGTCGAAGCTGTTCGACGTGTCCCAGGACATAAGGATGCTCTCAGCATACTACATGGTTGTGCACTACCTGATTAACCCATCAATGTACGAGCATAGTTTATACGTGGAGTTGGTAGGCAGGTTCGTACTCAACCAGGACGAAaacctggtgctgctgcTAAAGTACCTGCTGGTCTACAGAGGAAGAATTGGACACAAGGTGGTCGACAAGTTGCTGGCCATATACCCCAATGCCAGAGGGGAGGCGAATGAGCTGATAGAGTTTATCCTACTGAAATTCCTGAACGAAGAGAACAAGGGGGAGTCCGATGGAGGCTCTGCTACAAGGAAAGAGGCTGTTTCCAAATCAGATGAAATTGAAGCAGATGAGGTGAGTAGAACGAAGAATAAGGTGGCGGAGAAGCTGCTTAACGACGATTTCGTGTATGAAAGTGTGATAAACAGAAATAGCGTGTATTTCTGCTCGCTTTTCCTGTCCACTCACTTCCCAAGTTATAGATTCACAGTGACATTTAACCTGAACCTGGCTCAAATAAAGAGTAGATTTGGATATCTGATGAACGAGAAGAATAAGGCATACAACAATCACGTGTACACGTACACTAGGGTGGGCTCGGAAGATGGAGGTGGGCAGAAAgatgaagaggaggaggaagttaGGAAGATGAAGCTGCTGTGTAAGCTGTTGTCGAAGCATCAAAGGAGAGCGCGTTTTAAGaagtttttaaataacatggTCTTGAGTCTGATGAAATTGGACTTCTTCAGCTGGAGCCTGAGCGGGATCAAGTTCAGAAACTACAGCAGGTTAGCAACAGTACTAGAGTGCCAGGGAGTGTACAATCAAGTGCTGTTGGCGGTGACTGATAACGTGGGAGTGAAGGCTCGAGAGGGCGCTGAAAGTGCGTTTGAGAATCACGAGGAGGAAAGAGTGAGAAGCATGGAAGACtttgtaaaaaattcaCACGAGGTGTACAGGTTGAACAAGAACAGCACTAGCAACTTGAGCTGTATCTTTGGAATATATAGAAACCTGCTGAAACATAAGCCAGGGAGAGTCCACAAGTTGGCGGACCTGATCATCAGCAAGCTCAACTACATACTGGAGCACGCCGATCTGACTTCGAAAGCAATAAACATACTGTCGAGTATGCTGACCGATGGAAGTGGTTTGTTAGAGGTAGAAAGGAGGAGGATATCAGGAGCAGAGAGGAGTAGAGAGGTGGGAAGTGAAACGGAGAGTATTTCTAGTCTCGAAAGGTATAAAGCCAAAATCAACAGTGTGTTTAAAAGCAATGTGGTAAAGTTAGTTAAGCACATAGAAAGTGGCTTTGGGGAGGATGAGTTGGTAGGTGGATACAAAGGATCTAAATCGGTAACAAATCACAGTTTGAGCACTAGAGAGGAAACGCAGAACGTGAAGCTGGTAATATTTGCGTTGAATCAGTTCCTCACGGCCTTTAACTTTGTAACACTGAGCTCGAATGATATACTGACGATCTATAACCTATTGGAGAAGGAAAGAGTGGATGAAAGATTAAGCGAT GACAGAGTGGTGAGGATGTTTAGAAGGAGTGGATTGTACTGGGAACTCTTGATATTGTACTATTTGGTGTACGAgcatgtaatatataacacGGTTAGCGACGGAAAATATCAGTTTGAAAGGTTGGATGAGTTGGGGCACAAGCTCCTGTGTCTGATGCTGAATGCAGCCAATTT TAGAAAAAGTAGAAGAATGTTTGTAGCGCTCTCCAGCGCGTTCAACGTAATGAAGCTGTCAAACTCAGGGTTCCTCCACAGGAAGGGAGGGCTTAAGCTGGAAGAAGGAGTGGTGGATCATTTGGAACGCTGCATTATGCACCTGCTGGAGGAAGCATATAGAACGCGAGAGGGAGGCCAGGGAAAGGAAAGTAGAGATGGACAGTTtaagaggaaggagaggaCGTTGAGTTTGGAGAATGACGGAGGAATAAGTGTAAACTACAAGTACTAC TTCGATGAGGAGTGCTTGAGGCACCTGACGCCAGTCTACATAGCGGAAAGCCTGATCTACCAGTGCGTCAAGACGCTGAACTCGGAACTGTTTAACAGTAATATGTCAGTGGCGCTGGTGGTCAGCAGCTGCGGCGGAGTCGAGAGGCTGCGGAAGGCGTCCctgaagtacctggagaTACTTAACAGGCTCGACCTGTGGCTGTTCAACCTGGTGACGCTGCACACGATGTTCACGCTGTATGAACTGTCAGAAAacgtgctgctggagaGAGTGGTGAGCACGTTCAACAGTTTTCAGAATGAACGCTACCACCAGGCGATCTACCACGCGATGCAGTACATCAACAAGAGCCAGTCCAACGAAAAATTCCTGAGGTACCTGACGATGATGGCCGTGAGCAACGTGTCAGTGAGGAGCA GACTGCTGAGGTGCATACGAGTGAACGCAACCACGGGCACACGCAGATACAACGTGGTTAAGATCATCGCCAGGATACTAAGGAGCGTTGACATGGATGACAGGAGTTTCAACAGCAACCTGCTGTTCCTGAGGAGAAGCTTGGACGCAAAGGCGGTGGAACGACTGTGCAGGCTCGTCGAAAGGAGCATACAGCAAGGGGCAAAAGCAACGAGAACCACAGAAAAGAGTGCACAGGGGCCCCTAGTGGCAGAACCGTTGGGATCGACGCAATTGCCGCCTGCA GAGTCGCAGGCATTGAAGAGGACTAAGGTGTCCTCGAGGTCAACTTTGGATGACACGACGTTGGTCCCGGATGATTGCGGCTCATTCAATGATAACACCACCGACGGAGCCCCGATGGACGAAGATGGGAACTTTGAGAACGACGACAACGAGTTTCTAATAACAAACGATGGC GACACCGTGAAACAGCCACTGGCACCCAGCGTTGGCATTAGAAACAAAATCCCTCCCATTGAACTCAGGGACGACGAACTTGACCTGAGCGACATACAGGGCGTTGACGAGTACGAGCCGGTGTTCGACAGCCTCAGCGAGGGCGAGGACGCCGAGCCGCCCAAGAGCTCCTGCGTGCCGTCTCAGAGACTTAAACCATAA
- a CDS encoding gamma adaptin: protein MSGSVKDLIRNIRGSKTASEERSVLAKECAKIRSSLNSDSLTSRRRNISKLLFINLLGHPTNFGQVECIKLIASSKFYDKRTGYLALNLLLNEDSEVLMLATNSIKIDLNDPNPYVREMALRALANVGTNEMLRELQYEIEANMAHNVPNIRKKATVCTVRMLRKEANRNLTPDSISVSLARSYLKYIETLVGDYDNGVKLAGLSLMSVMLDHYTEICDLNQFYELLIRALAQTLSTNQASFAVTIPAGSETFTHQSVFNDQALDDPFLKIKLLKQLKKVYLKLTSSRSQQPAGGGESGGNLLGDTASFDTRPLSYREKLYEVVSTIINSVKFDGNRNYAILLECVSAIDSDFGEERFNDLGKLVVKKFMSGKDNNVKYLALGIIMKLHNVNMVLGDTNWTIIVQSLKQPDMSIRKKALEVALKVVNGAILDPLLSYLYEYLLSADEDTRKESMYSIFNCVKKHSEDVAYKLQVFVKMFTIAGNSVQDLIMFEFIELLVSSGEEVRRRTTLELLKVLRHNMGQSALVKSSLYAVGEYYDLLSLEDLKNVFSTHVPLSARSGSGSRVNKAGDYAATPSAEYKSFGGLSEGVGGIRGSAHTSDARNGYADGTGLSKMTNETSVDLLLDLSTPTNRNSQSARRDYGTIYETTEDDLLLDVFSPENSASSNNEVNAVNAMNTAPTTNTGETFDLYDLATPKANLDITGVLGVGAVGVSGDLNLAYLESPARVDHPGSTSILNHPGSTSKRMNLNDTASPVRLEGGVSANNSQDYESMLVELMENVTMRLLTKNLLNECEYLITCVGKLSQKMPRQVESLRKILKRFRRHSNPELQQRSCELEIILKENIMSLATAAERPLSELYNEDEVASGSGGGSLLADDFADSVPVYGNENAKHNVGDVGGNLVLGNDNASNFGVGGNFGGDVADASNDRVSDIFDEFFSTSDSTSTQTRVTTTNTTTINMNTVNTTTINTSTISSNTGSINTNTNTSSTVTTNTISSNTNTSSTANALDSVDFTGDRDPFNMDKLANSIVQNVSVASARENREDDFQQFDPF from the coding sequence ATGAGTGGCTCCGTAAAGGATTTGATACGCAATATCCGGGGCTCGAAAACCGCATCAGAAGAAAGATCGGTTTTAGCAAAGGAATGTGCCAAAATTAGGAGTTCATTGAACAGCGATAGTCTAACATCACGTCGTAGAAACATATCGAAActgttgtttattaatttgcTGGGACACCCGACCAATTTTGGACAAGTCGAGTGTATAAAGTTAATAGCGTCGAGTAAATTTTACGATAAGAGAACAGGATACCTAGCATTGAATTTACTGCTGAACGAGGATTCAGAAGTGCTAATGCTGGCAACAAattcaataaaaatagatttaaatgacCCGAACCCGTACGTAAGAGAGATGGCGCTGAGAGCATTGGCAAACGTGGGAACGAATGAAATGCTGAGAGAGCTGCAGTACGAAATAGAAGCTAACATGGCACACAACGTGCCGAACATAAGGAAGAAGGCAACAGTGTGCACAGTGAGGATGCTGAGAAAGGAAGCAAATCGCAATTTGACGCCAGACAGCATAAGCGTGAGTCTGGCGAGGTCGTACCTGAAGTACATAGAGACCCTGGTGGGAGACTACGACAACGGAGTTAAGCTGGCAGGCTTGTCACTGATGTCAGTGATGCTGGACCACTACACAGAAATATGTGACCTAAACCAGTTCTATGAGCTACTGATAAGAGCACTGGCGCAGACGCTGAGTACGAATCAGGCGAGCTTCGCAGTGACGATACCAGCAGGGTCGGAAACATTCACGCACCAAAGCGTGTTCAACGACCAGGCGCTGGACGACCCGTTCCTGAAGAtaaagctgctgaagcagctgaagaaggtgtacctgaagctgacGTCGAGCAGGTCGCAGCAGCCTGCGGGAGGTGGAGAGAGTGGCGGAAATTTACTGGGCGACACCGCGAGTTTCGACACGAGGCCTCTGAGCTACAGAGAGAAGCTGTACGAGGTAGTGTCGACGATAATCAACTCGGTGAAGTTCGACGGAAACAGGAACTACGCAATACTGCTGGAGTGCGTGTCGGCAATAGACAGCGACTTCGGAGAAGAAAGGTTCAACGACCTGGGAAAGCTGGTGGTGAAGAAGTTCATGTCAGGAAAGGACAATAACGTTAAGTACCTGGCGCTGGGAATCATCATGAAGCTGCACAACGTCAACATGGTGCTGGGAGACACGAACTGGACGATAATAGTGCAGTCGCTGAAGCAGCCGGACATGTCGATAAGGAAGAAGGCGCTGGAAGTGGCACTGAAGGTGGTAAACGGGGCGATTTTGGACCCGCTGCTGAGCTACCTCTACGAGTACCTGCTCTCTGCGGACGAGGACACGAGGAAGGAGAGCATGTACAGCATATTCAACTGCGTGAAGAAGCACTCGGAAGACGTGGCGTACAAGCTGCAGGTCTTCGTGAAGATGTTCACAATCGCAGGGAACTCGGTGCAGGACCTCATAATGTTCGAGTTCATAGAGCTGCTGGTCTCGAGCGGAGAGGAGGtgagaaggaggacgacgctggagctgctgaaggtgCTGCGCCACAACATGGGCCAGTCGGCGCTGGTCAAGTCGTCGCTGTACGCAGTGGGCGAGTACTACGACCTGCTGTcgctggaggacctgaagaacgtgTTCAGCACGCACGTGCCGCTGAGCGCAAGGAGCGGCTCGGGCAGCAGAGTGAACAAGGCGGGCGACTACGCTGCCACGCCAAGTGCCGAGTACAAGAGCTTCGGGGGATTGAGCGAAGGAGTAGGTGGGATCCGTGGAAGCGCCCACACGAGTGACGCAAGAAACGGGTACGCAGACGGAACTGGCCTCAGCAAGATGACAAACGAGACGAGCGTGGATCTGCTTCTGGACCTGTCGACGCCGACGAATCGCAACAGCCAGAGCGCCAGGAGGGACTACGGAACAATATACGAGACGACTGAGGACGACCTGCTCCTTGACGTGTTCTCGCCTGAAAACTCGGCATCCAGCAACAATGAAGTCAATGCAGTCAACGCAATGAACACAGCACCGACGACTAACACGGGAGAAACGTTCGACCTGTATGACCTGGCAACGCCAAAGGCGAATCTGGACATCACGGGTGTCCTAGGCGTTGGAGCCGTGGGCGTGAGTGGTGACCTGAACCTGGCCTACTTAGAGAGCCCAGCCAGGGTAGACCACCCAGGAAGTACATCCATACTAAACCACCCAGGAAGTACATCCAAGAGGATGAATTTGAACGACACTGCGAGTCCAGTGAGGTTGGAAGGTGGCGTCAGTGCGAACAACAGTCAGGACTACGAGTCGATGCTGGTGGAGTTAATGGAAAACGTAACCATGCGGCTGCTGACCAAAAACCTGCTCAACGAGTGCGAATATCTCATCACGTGCGTGGGCAAGCTGTCGCAAAAGATGCCGAGGCAGGTGGAGAGTCTCAGGAAGATTCTCAAGAGGTTCAGAAGACACAGCAACCCGGAGCTGCAGCAGAGGTCGTGCGAGCTGGAGATAATTCTGAAGGAGAACATAATGTCACTGGCGACCGCAGCAGAGAGGCCACTGTCCGAGCTCTACAACGAGGACGAAGTCGCCAGTGGGTCCGGAGGCGGGAGCTTGTTAGCGGACGATTTTGCCGACAGCGTTCCCGTTTATGGCAACGAAAATGCCAAGCACAATGTTGGTGATGTTGGTGGTAATTTGGTTCTTGGCAACGACAATGCCAGTAATTTTGGTGTTGGTGGTAACTTTGGTGGTGATGTTGCTGATGCCAGTAATGACAGGGTCAGTGACATATTCGACGAGTTCTTCAGCACCTCTGACAGCACGAGTACGCAGACACGCGTCACCACAACCAACACCACTACTATTAACATGAACACTGTTAACACCACTACTATTAACACGAGCACTATATCTAGTAACACTGGTTCCATTAACACGAACACCAACACTAGTAGCACTGTCACTACCAACACTATCTCTAGTAACACCAACACCAGCTCCACTGCAAACGCACTGGACAGTGTAGACTTCACTGGCGACAGGGACCCTTTCAACATGGACAAGCTGGCGAACAGCATAGTGCAGAACGTGTCGGTGGCGAGCGCGCGAGAGAACCGAGAGGACGACTTTCAGCAGTTCGACCCCTTTTAG